From one Culex quinquefasciatus strain JHB chromosome 3, VPISU_Cqui_1.0_pri_paternal, whole genome shotgun sequence genomic stretch:
- the LOC119769297 gene encoding uncharacterized protein LOC119769297, with protein MPPKVKADSAKTPSLKRLKAQLKDTQSTLGDIEKFIKEFKDTATASDVSVRLEVINDIYETFCETLIDITSHDDFFDAEDFYESDRMAFNLSYMEAKSFLLERLREREDHTSDQSNVTLGCENLNHVQLPQIQLRTFTGDDDDWVSFRDLFTSLIHWRNDLSGVEKLQYLRGCLFGKPATMVDKYKMSNADYQLAWEDLLNYYNNSKQMRKRQIQHLFELPAMSKESSGELRDLIQGFEKVVQSLDQIVQPGDYKDLLLVHMLTDRLDPVSRRGWEEHSSTKEQDTVKDMLEFLQRRSRVLESLPPKSTNAKSTSQQPHQQPKSKPSVIRTNYSTAQASGERCPACTGTHLLHRCSVFQRMTVSDRESLLRTHSLCRNCLKPGHLARGCQSKYSCQNCKARHHTLLCFRPRKDQVKVASTTRRENAPREEPQAVVVVEDDNGNRLPARALLDSGSESNFMSERLSQRLRVKRNKVDISVSGIGQAVSRVKQQIQATVTVNLPTSAINTTGWTIPDGVVLADPTFSMSNGVDMVLGIEHFFDFFASGQKISLGEQLPALNESVFGWVVCGGCADSRESPRINCNVSALEKLDALVARFWSCEEVESAASNYSPEEARCEALYAQSVQRGTDGRYSVALPKAEDALSRLGESKDIAVRRLHGTERRLARDDHLREQYGAFMHEYEQLGHMTKVTDTGSAKRCYLPHHPVVREASTTTKVRVVFDASCKTSSGVSLNEVLLCGPVTQQDLRSIIYRCRVKQIMLVADVEKMFRQIGICPEDRLLQCVIWRPTPTEAISTYELNTVTYGTKPAPFLATRTLKQLAMDEKERFPLAAKVACEDIYMDDVITGTNNLDSAIDLRNQLDKMTVSCGFRLRKWACNRAEVLYGVEEDNLAIPCADGINLDRDPSVKTLGLTWFPSTDEFLLKFTIPETGPDEPLTKRTVLSKIASIFDPHGWFGATVTTAKVFMQQLWTPGIDGKRLEWDQPLPSMMGENWRKFEEQLPVLSSVRFARCVVIPNATSVQLHCFSDASTKAYGGCVYVRSENAKGEVMVHLLASKSRVAPLKVQTIPRLELCGAVLVAQLFKVLREALDIPVDAYFWTDSTCVLCWLGSIPTTWNVFVANRDIVDNEFWWFGPDWLRLSPDHWPNAESTAEDENAETERRRSVTANTGSVVQEFNDLYFSKFSSYPKLIRQTAVWLRLMKLLRTPSSDRTSGFLTTAELKEAENVLIRRVQMESFAEEIKALSARKTVAVKSPLRWYNPYLDQDNIIRVGGRLQHSDEPEDAKHPAVLPARHRFTRLILHYYHLGLLHAGPQLLLGTVRLRFWPLGGRSVARTIVHQCKTCFKAKPTPVRQFMGDLPAVRVTVARPFSKTGVDYFGPVFVRPGPRRTAIKAYVCLFVCLCTKAVHLELVSDLSTERFLQALHRFTSRRGPVAEIWSDNGTNFVGARNRLHELFTLLRDKQHQEKVFKDCVNNEIHWSFSPPSGPHFGGLWEAAVRSAKHHILRVIGDEPISIEDMNTLLVQVEGCLNSRPITPMSDDPNDLEPLTPAHFLVGTSLKALPDRDFTNLPANRLNHYQQIQQKQQLFWNRWKREYLSQLQARTKRWRSPVQIEVGKLVVIVDDNLPPTCWKLARISEVHPGADGVVRVVTLKTATKLIKRPVEKICLLPLDEEEHNAKKSKMLRFLDGSSNVLDSSWRLWEKARGQRSSPNIARIVPLYRD; from the exons ATGCCTCCGAAAGTGAAAGCGGACAGCGCGAAGACACCGTCGCTGAAACGGCTCAAGGCTCAGTTGAAGGACACGCAATCAACTCTTGGCGACATTGAGAAGTTCATCAAGGAGTTCAAGGACACCGCTACGGCCAGCGATGTCAGCGTTCGGTTGGAAGTTATCAATGACATCTATGAAACTTTTTGCGAAACCCTCATTGATATCACTTCTCACGACGATTTCTTTGATGCGGAAGATTTTTACGAGTCTGACCGAATGGCTTTCAACTTGAGCTACATGGAGGCCAAATCGTTCCTTCTGGAGAGGCTTAGGGAGCGCGAAGACCACACGTCGGATCAGTCTAACGTTACGCTAGGCTGCGAGAACTTGAACCATGTGCAGTTACCGCAGATCCAACTGCGGACATTCACCGGAGATGACGACGATTGGGTTAGCTTCCGAGATTTGTTTACGTCGCTCATCCACTGGCGGAACGACCTGTCCGGTGTGGAAAAGCTACAGTACCTGAGGGGTTGTTTGTTTGGCAAACCTGCGACGATGGTAGACAAGTACAAGATGAGCAACGCGGACTACCAGTTAGCTTGGGAAGATTTGCTGAACTATTATAACAACAGCAAGCAAATGAGGAAGCGTCAGATTCAGCATCTCTTCGAACTGCCAGCCATGTCCAAAGAATCTTCTGGGGAGTTGCGCGATCTCATCCAAGGATTTGAGAAGGTTGTCCAATCCTTGGACCAGATTGTACAACCAGGTGACTACAAGGACTTGCTTCTGGTGCACATGCTGACGGATCGTCTTGACCCTGTATCACGGCGAGGCTGGGAGGAGCACTCGTCTACCAAGGAGCAGGACACGGTTAAGGACATGCTGGAGTTCTTGCAGCGGCGTAGTCGTGTGCTCGAGTCGTTGCCGCCGAAGTCAACTAACGCAAAGAGTACATCCCAGCAACCACATCAACAACCGAAGTCGAAACCGTCGGTGATCAGGACTAACTACAGTACCGCTCAAGCGTCAGGAGAACGCTGCCCAGCGTGCACGGGAACACATCTTCTTCACAGATGCTCGGTGTTCCAGAGGATGACGGTTTCGGACAGGGAGTCTCTGCTGCGCACGCATTCGCTGTGTCGCAATTGTCTCAAACCTGGACATCTGGCGAGGGGTTGCCAGTCGAAGTACTCTTGCCAGAACTGTAAAGCGCGACACCACACACTTCTCTGTTTCCGCCCTCGGAAGGATCAGGTGAAGGTCGCATCAACTACCAGACGGGAGAATGCTCCCAGGGAAGAACCTCAAG CTGTCGTCGTTGTTGAGGATGACAACGGGAATCGGCTTCCAGCGCGGGCTCTGCTCGACTCGGGTTCGGAGAGCAACTTTATGTCGGAACGATTAAGCCAGCGACTACGGGTTAAAAGGAACAAGGTGGACATCTCGGTGTCCGGAATTGGACAAGCAGTCTCAAGAGTAAAGCAGCAGATTCAAGCCACG GTTACGGTCAATTTACCAACGTCGGCCATAAACACTACTGGTTGGACCATACCAGATGGTGTCGTACTGGCGGATCCGACGTTTTCGATGTCCAACGGTGTGGACATGGTACTTGGGATCGAGCATTTTTTTGACTTCTTCGCAAGCGGTCAGAAAATCTCACTGGGAGAACAGCTGCCAGCCCTGAACGAGTCGGTTTTCGGATGGGTGGTATGCGGCGGTTGCGCAGACTCACGGGAGTCTCCAAGGATTAACTGCAACGTGTCGGCGTTGGAAAAGCTGGATGCTTTGGTGGCCCGATTTTGGTCCTGCGAGGAGGTCGAGTCAGCAGCCAGTAACTACTCGCCAGAGGAAGCACGCTGCGAAGCTCTGTACGCACAGTCGGTTCAACGTGGTACAGACGGACGGTATTCGGTTGCTCTACCGAAAGCTGAAGACGCTCTGTCACGGTTAGGCGAGTCCAAGGACATCGCCGTAAGACGTCTTCACGGCACGGAACGGAGACTGGCCAGGGACGATCATCTCCGGGAACAATACGGCGCTTTCATGCACGAATATGAGCAGTTAGGACACATGACGAAGGTCACGGACACGGGCTCCGCCAAACGGTGCTACCTGCCCCATCACCCAGTGGTCAGGGAGGCTAGCACAACCACCAAGGTACGCGTGGTGTTCGACGCGAGCTGTAAGACTTCTTCTGGTGTGTCGCTCAATGAGGTTCTGCTGTGTGGACCAGTAACCCAGCAGGACTTGAGGTCGATAATCTACCGTTGTCGCGTGAAGCAGATCATGTTGGTTGCGGACGTCGAAAAGATGTTCCGGCAGATCGGAATCTGTCCGGAGGACCGTTTGTTGCAATGCGTTATATGGCGTCCAACGCCCACCGAGGCGATCTCCACGTACGAACTCAACACCGTTACGTACGGTACGAAGCCAGCTCCGTTTTTGGCAACACGGACGTTGAAACAGCTGGCCATGGATGAAAAGGAACGGTTTCCGCTCGCAGCCAAGGTCGCCTGCGAAGATATCTATATGGACGATGTGATCACCGGAACCAACAACTTGGACTCGGCGATCGACCTGCGAAACCAGCTGGACAAGATGACGGTCAGTTGTGGTTTCCGTCTGCGGAAATGGGCATGCAATCGTGCTGAAGTTCTGTATGGTGTGGAGGAGGATAACTTGGCGATTCCCTGCGCCGATGGTATCAACCTGGATCGAGATCCTTCGGTGAAGACGCTCGGGTTGACATGGTTTCCATCTACAGACGAATTCCTGCTCAAGTTCACCATCCCAGAGACGGGCCCTGATGAACCACTCACCAAGCGAACCGTTCTTTCCAAAATTGCGTCGATTTTCGATCCCCACGGTTGGTTTGGCGCAACGGTTACAACGGCAAAGGTGTTCATGCAGCAGTTGTGGACGCCGGGCATCGATGGCAAGCGTCTGGAATGGGATCAGCCATTGCCTTCGATGATGGGTGAGAACTGGCGGAAATTCGAGGAGCAATTACCGGTTCTCAGTTCGGTTCGGTTTGCAAGATGTGTCGTCATCCCTAACGCAACGTCGGTTCAGCTGCATTGCTTCTCAGACGCGTCCACCAAGGCCTACGGTGGTTGTGTTTACGTTCGTAGCGAGAACGCAAAGGGAGAAGTTATGGTTCATCTGTTGGCCTCAAAGTCGCGGGTGGCCCCGCTCAAGGTTCAGACGATTCCGAGACTGGAGCTCTGCGGAGCGGTCTTGGTTGCGCAGCTGTTCAAGGTTCTACGAGAAGCGCTCGACATTCCAGTGGACGCATATTTCTGGACGGACTCCACGTGCGTACTCTGCTGGCTTGGATCCATCCCGACCACGTGGAACGTGTTTGTTGCAAACAGG GACATCGTGGACAACGAGTTCTGGTGGTTTGGACCGGATTGGCTGCGTTTGAGCCCAGATCACTGGCCGAATGCAGAATCTACAGCTGAAGATGAAAATGCGGAAACGGAAAGACGTCGATCGGTGACAGCAAACACTGGGTCGGTGGTACAGGAGTTCAACgatctttatttttcaaaattctcttcGTACCCGAAGCTGATCCGTCAAACAGCTGTTTGGTTGCGGCTCATGAAACTTCTCCGCACTCCCAGCTCGGACCGTACATCCGGATTTCTCACCACGGCGGAACTGAAGGAGGCAGAGAACGTGCTGATTCGTCGGGTTCAGATGGAATCGTTCGCTGAGGAAATTAAGGCACTATCTGCAAGAAAAACGGTTGCTGTTAAATCACCTCTTCGTTGGTACAACCCTTACCTAGACCAAGACAACATTATTCGAGTGGGTGGGCGGTTGCAACACTCTGACGAGCCCGAGGACGCCAAGCACCCTGCTGTTCTGCCTGCGCGCCATCGCTTCACACGGTTGATTTTGCATTATTATCATCTGGGGCTGCTGCACGCTGGACCACAGCTGCTGTTGGGAACAGTTCGGCTTCGATTCTGGCCTTTGGGAGGACGGAGCGTGGCACGCACGATCGTGCATCAGTGTAAAACATGCTTCAAGGCCAAACCTACGCCGGTGCGACAATTCATGGGCGATCTGCCAGCGGTACGCGTCACGGTTGCGCGTCCGTTCTCGAAAACTGGCGTTGATTACTTTGGCCCAGTGTTCGTTCGCCCCGGACCTCGGCGAACGGCGATCAAGGCGTACGTGTGTCTGTTCGTGTGCCTGTGCACCAAGGCTGTGCACCTTGAACTCGTGTCGGACCTCTCCACGGAACGCTTTCTGCAGGCATTGCATCGGTTCACCTCGCGCAGAGGACCTGTCGCCGAGATCTGGTCTGACAATGGGACCAACTTTGTCGGAGCTCGGAACAGGCTGCACGAGTTGTTTACACTGCTGCGCGACAAACAGCACCAGGAGAAGGTCTTCAAGGACTGCGTCAACAACGAGATTCACTGGTCGTTCAGTCCACCAAGCGGTCCACATTTTGGTGGTTTATGGGAGGCGGCCGTACGCTCAGCCAAGCACCACATTCTGCGTGTCATTGGAGACGAACCTATCTCGATCGAGGACATGAACACGCTGCTCGTCCAAGTAGAAGGCTGCTTGAACTCGAGACCCATCACGCCCATGTCCGACGACCCCAACGATCTCGAGCCGCTCACACCTGCCCATTTTCTTGTTGGAACATCGTTGAAGGCGCTACCGGACCGTGATTTCACCAATCTACCTGCAAACCGTCTCAATCATTACCAACAGATCCAGCAGAAACAACAACTATTTTGGAATCGGTGGAAAAGGGAATACCTGAGCCAGCTACAAGCTCGTACGAAACGTTGGCGGTCACCTGTGCAGATAGAAGTCGGCAAGCTGGTCGTAATCGTCGACGACAATCTGCCACCCACGTGCTGGAAGCTAGCGAGGATCAGCGAAGTCCATCCAGGTGCTGATGGTGTCGTGCGTGTGGTCACCCTCAAGACTGCGACGAAGCTGATCAAAAGGCCAGTCGAGAAGATTTGTTTACTTCCACTGGACGAAGAGGAGCACAATGCCAAAAAATCGA aAATGCTGCGATTTCTGGATGG CTCGTCCAACGTGCTGGACTCGAGCTGGCGGCTGTGGGAGAAAGCGAGAGGTCAACGGTCATCACCGAACATCGCGAGGATCGTGCCGCTGTATCGAGATTAG